Proteins encoded within one genomic window of Mya arenaria isolate MELC-2E11 chromosome 13, ASM2691426v1:
- the LOC128215414 gene encoding uncharacterized protein LOC128215414: MPAAPRGRANDAPVFLHSSTTKMKMHKLYEKSCIEAATKCIKYRTFCRLWHELCPNIKIATPQEDVCVTCEMSRKGVADATTDDEKLAAASALEKHINATRKEHKVYKDCVTTAMDELRGTGRPTEPVEPCSTDFQHAHYTFDFAQNLCLPHHSRQMGPMYFVTPRKVHLFGFRDDALPIQYNFLIDEAETMMQDGGGIHGPDAVISLVDYALTEFGHGERVTTLHADNCGGQNKNRYLLAGHARCIIDAGFGRIKALYRRTDCETLSDLENVVASSSTTNEAVLYKKPDGTSRFKWREWKTFLGEQFRALKGIRSYQQFRFTSESPGIIFLKKGEDNEETSYCVFRGGNVLRSRPQEVQAAGLSRERQAYLATHVRKYLRAKNKDTTCPLSEE, encoded by the exons ATGCCTGCAGCACCCAGAGGGAGAGCCAATGACGCACCAGTTTTCCTCCACAGCTCCAccacaaaaatgaaaatgcataaattatatgaaaaatcGTGCATTGAAGCAGccacaaaatgtattaaatataggACGTTCTGCAGATTGTGGCATGAGCTTTGTCCAAACATCAAG ATCGCCACTCCCCAAGAGGACGTGTGTGTCACGTGCGAGATGTCACGGAAAGGAGTCGCTGATGCCACGACAGACGACGAGAAGCTAGCTGCTGCATCAGCTCTCGAGAAACACATCAATGCGACCAGAAAAGAGCACAAG gTGTACAAAGACTGCGTTACTACTGCTATGGACGAATTGAGAGGCACGGGTCGCCCTACAGAGCCAGTCGAGCCATGCTCAACTGACTTTCAGCATGCACATTACACGTTCGACTTTGCTCAGAATTTGTGCCTGCCACATCACAGTCGCCAGATGGGACCTATGTACTTTGTCACTCCTAG AAAAGTTCATTTATTCGGGTTTCGGGACGACGCCCTTCCGATTCAGTATAATTTTCTAATCGACGAAGCCGAGACTATGATGCAGGATGGAGGTGGCATTCACGGGCCAGATGCTGTAATTTCGCTCGTGGATTACGCTCTGACAGAGTTTGGGCACGGGGAGCGAGTGACTACTCTTCATGCGGACAATTGTGGCG GACAAAACAAAAACCGCTACCTGCTAGC AGGTCATGCCAGGTGCATAATAGACGCTGGGTTCGGGCGAATCAAGGCGCTTTACAGGCGAACGGACTGTGAAACCTTGAGCGACCTAG aaaacgttGTTGCATCTTCTTCAACTACAAATGAGGCTGTCCTTTACAAGAAACCTGACGGGACCTCGAGGTTTAAATGGCGGGAATGGAAGACATTTCTTGGGGAACAGTTTCGTGCACTAAAAGGAATAAGGTCATATCAGCAGTTCCGATTCACCTCTGAGTCGCCTGGCatcatttttttgaagaaaGGAGAAGACAACGAGGAGACGAGCTACTGTGTGTTCCGTGGTGGAAATGTATTGCGAAGTAGACCGCAGGAAGTACAAGCTGCTGGTTTAAGCCGCGAGCGCCAGGCATACTTGGCAACTCACGTGCGAAAATACTTGCGGGCGAAGAACAAGGACACAACATGTCCGCTTTCTGAGGAATAG